The following proteins are encoded in a genomic region of Nostoc edaphicum CCNP1411:
- a CDS encoding ParA family protein, producing MNSQKKIVTITGYKGGVGKSTTAVHLATFFSELGKTVLVDGDQNRTALAWSKRGSFPFPAVDERQALKVIADAQFVVIDTPARPDSDDLKELAKGCDLLILPTKPDIVSLEPMLLMVKDLGEANYRCLLTIVPPYPSKEGETLRQDLLNGGIPVFQAMIRRTVGFEKAAMAGVPIRDVEDSRLKTAWADYLALGKEVMEILK from the coding sequence ATGAACAGTCAAAAAAAAATTGTAACGATCACTGGGTACAAGGGAGGAGTCGGGAAAAGCACCACAGCAGTGCATCTTGCAACCTTCTTTAGTGAACTTGGTAAAACAGTTCTTGTAGATGGCGACCAGAACCGCACCGCCTTGGCGTGGTCGAAACGCGGGTCATTCCCCTTTCCTGCGGTGGACGAACGCCAAGCCCTCAAAGTAATTGCCGATGCTCAGTTTGTGGTCATCGACACCCCAGCTAGACCTGACTCAGATGATCTAAAGGAATTAGCCAAGGGTTGCGACCTTCTAATCTTGCCCACAAAACCGGACATCGTAAGCCTTGAGCCAATGCTTTTGATGGTGAAAGATTTGGGTGAGGCAAACTATCGCTGCTTGCTTACTATTGTTCCTCCCTATCCCAGCAAGGAAGGTGAAACACTGCGTCAGGATTTGTTGAATGGAGGCATCCCCGTATTTCAGGCAATGATCCGGCGTACTGTCGGCTTTGAGAAAGCAGCAATGGCTGGTGTCCCCATTCGGGATGTTGAGGACTCGCGTTTAAAAACAGCTTGGGCTGATTACCTCGCCCTCGGTAAAGAAGTTATGGAGATTTTGAAATGA
- a CDS encoding type II toxin-antitoxin system VapC family toxin → MKKEESEESVYLLDTNHCSFIIFQKHTDVINKLESLPKDTIIAINSIIYGELILMAEKSNNKKENTDLIECFAKNLVIHPIDQDTSKIYGQFHAEIFDKFAPKDKKDRRKFKIQNIGIHSNDLWIACTAIQHNLTIVSEDSDFKQMSTVRNLKLECWKSKVGSIV, encoded by the coding sequence ATGAAGAAAGAAGAAAGTGAGGAGTCAGTGTATTTATTAGATACAAATCATTGTAGTTTTATAATTTTTCAAAAACACACTGACGTAATAAATAAATTAGAGTCGCTACCGAAGGATACCATAATAGCTATTAATAGCATTATCTATGGTGAGTTAATTTTAATGGCTGAAAAATCAAATAATAAAAAAGAAAATACCGACCTAATAGAGTGTTTTGCTAAAAATTTAGTTATACATCCAATAGATCAAGATACATCTAAAATTTACGGTCAGTTTCATGCTGAAATTTTTGATAAATTTGCACCAAAAGACAAGAAGGATAGAAGAAAGTTCAAAATACAAAATATAGGAATACATTCCAACGATTTATGGATAGCCTGTACAGCTATTCAACACAATCTAACTATAGTATCTGAGGATAGTGATTTTAAACAAATGAGTACCGTAAGAAATCTGAAATTAGAATGTTGGAAATCAAAAGTTGGTTCAATTGTTTAA